One Actinosynnema pretiosum DNA segment encodes these proteins:
- a CDS encoding BMP family lipoprotein — MRGFAVTAVALTSVLSMAACAKDTGSTGGGSTSAAGEGCKFAEKPPAAAATSSTSASTTEKVDGSALKVGLAYDIGGRGDASFNDAAAAGLDKAKADLGLKDVKELTAAPNEAEDAKVTRLRQMASEGFNVIVTVGFAYAESLKTVAPEFPNVKFSIVDGSVEGASNVTPLVFAEEQGSFLAGVIAAYQSAKCHVGFVGGVETPLIGKFEAGYLQGAKAAAPDVKIEKKYLTPAGDFTGFQDPAKGQVAAQGQIDAGADVLYHAAGASGKGVFSAAKAANVKAIGVDSDQYNQTTVAESKDVIVSSMIKRVDVAVYDFIKASAKNDLASLPKVFDLKSDGVGYSTSGGKIDADLQAVLEGYKAQIIEGKITVSDQPTS, encoded by the coding sequence CTGCGCGGCTTTGCGGTCACCGCTGTCGCGTTGACCAGCGTCCTGTCCATGGCGGCGTGCGCCAAGGACACCGGTTCCACGGGTGGCGGGTCCACCAGCGCGGCCGGTGAGGGCTGCAAGTTCGCCGAGAAGCCCCCGGCCGCCGCCGCCACGTCTTCCACGAGCGCCTCCACCACCGAGAAGGTGGACGGCAGCGCGCTCAAGGTCGGCCTCGCGTACGACATCGGCGGGCGCGGTGACGCGTCGTTCAACGACGCCGCCGCCGCGGGCCTGGACAAGGCGAAGGCCGACCTCGGCCTGAAGGACGTCAAGGAGCTGACCGCGGCCCCGAACGAGGCCGAGGACGCCAAGGTCACCCGCCTGCGCCAGATGGCCAGCGAGGGCTTCAACGTCATCGTCACGGTCGGCTTCGCCTACGCGGAGTCGCTCAAGACGGTCGCGCCGGAGTTCCCGAACGTCAAGTTCTCGATCGTCGACGGCAGCGTCGAGGGCGCGTCCAACGTGACCCCGCTGGTGTTCGCCGAGGAGCAGGGCTCGTTCCTGGCGGGCGTCATCGCCGCCTACCAGAGCGCCAAGTGCCACGTCGGCTTCGTCGGCGGCGTCGAGACCCCGCTGATCGGCAAGTTCGAGGCCGGTTACCTCCAGGGCGCCAAGGCCGCCGCGCCGGACGTCAAGATCGAGAAGAAGTACCTGACCCCGGCGGGCGACTTCACCGGCTTCCAGGACCCGGCCAAGGGCCAGGTCGCGGCGCAGGGCCAGATCGACGCGGGCGCGGACGTGCTCTACCACGCCGCGGGCGCCTCGGGCAAGGGCGTCTTCTCCGCCGCCAAGGCCGCGAACGTCAAGGCCATCGGCGTCGACTCCGACCAGTACAACCAGACCACCGTCGCGGAGAGCAAGGACGTCATCGTCTCCTCGATGATCAAGCGCGTCGACGTGGCGGTGTACGACTTCATCAAGGCGTCGGCCAAGAACGACCTGGCCTCCCTGCCGAAGGTCTTCGACCTCAAGTCGGACGGCGTCGGCTACTCCACCTCGGGCGGCAAGATCGACGCCG
- a CDS encoding YbaB/EbfC family nucleoid-associated protein, whose product MDPQQWLGNFEAKLADLQQKSADLQENYAAASATVTSRDGAVKVTVGPNGGLQNLELGHRATELGAARLTALIMETARTAQKQAATKVMEAFAPLGEGTEAMQFVRDSIPDDGPGADEDERDDYAEPEPEPQRPQAPQQPPVPPYAQQRPAPAARPAARRPAEDDDENQPW is encoded by the coding sequence TTGGACCCCCAGCAGTGGCTTGGCAACTTCGAGGCCAAGCTGGCCGATCTGCAGCAGAAGTCGGCTGACCTCCAGGAGAACTACGCGGCGGCGAGCGCGACCGTGACCAGCCGCGACGGCGCGGTGAAGGTGACCGTGGGCCCGAACGGGGGCCTGCAGAACCTGGAGCTCGGCCACCGCGCGACCGAGCTGGGCGCCGCCCGACTCACCGCGCTGATCATGGAGACCGCGCGGACCGCGCAGAAGCAGGCGGCCACGAAGGTCATGGAGGCCTTCGCGCCGCTCGGCGAGGGCACCGAGGCGATGCAGTTCGTCAGGGACTCCATCCCCGACGACGGCCCCGGCGCGGACGAGGACGAGCGGGACGACTACGCGGAGCCGGAGCCCGAGCCCCAGCGGCCCCAGGCCCCCCAGCAGCCGCCGGTCCCCCCGTACGCGCAGCAGCGCCCCGCTCCCGCGGCGCGACCGGCGGCGCGGCGGCCCGCCGAGGACGACGACGAGAACCAGCCGTGGTGA